A segment of the Arachis hypogaea cultivar Tifrunner chromosome 5, arahy.Tifrunner.gnm2.J5K5, whole genome shotgun sequence genome:
CTTGTAAGAGGTGTTGTAACATTAATTGGTATAGAAGAGATGTGGTATTCGACCATTTAGTAGCCGACGGATTTGTTAAGGGATATAGAACATGGATTAATCATGGCGAATGGGCAATCCCGATGGCGGTTGACGATGACACGGATGATGAAGAAGGTGCACGCGATGACATTGAGGACTGCTTAATGATGCATTTGGAGATGTATCTCATTCTAAGGGTGTTACTGTAGGTCAAAATGAAGAAGCTAAAAAGTTTTACAATTTAATAAATGGGGCAAGTCAAGAGTTATACCCGGGTTGCAAGAAATTTTCTACATTATCTTTTACCATCCATCTGTACTTGTTAAAGTGTTTGCACGGTTGGAGCAATGCCTCCTTCACTTCATTTCTTGAGCTATTGAAAGAGGCAATGCCTGACATTAACATACCTTTATCTTTCCATAAGACAAAGTCTATGATAAGAGATTTAGGTCTGGATTATAAAAAGATTGATGCTTGTCCTAATGATTGCCTCCTGTATAGAAAAGAACTAAAGGATGAAAAACACTGTTGTGTGTGTGGAACTTCTCGATATACTGAAAATTCCAGTGATAATAGCAAGAACCAACCTGACAAGAAAGGTCGTCTTATTCCTGCAAAGACTCTGAGATACTTTCCTATAATTCCAAGACTTCAGAGATTATTTATGTGCTCAAAGATGGCAGCTAGTCTGAGGTGGCATGATGAGGAGTGCGTAAAAGATGGGACGTTAAAGCATCCTGCTGATGGCTTGGCATGGAAGAACCTTGATGAAAtagatgaagaatttgcaaaaGAATCTCGCAATATTAGACTAGGCTTGTCAAGTGATGAGTTCAACCCATTTCGTAGCATGAACATTTCATGGAGCACGTGGCCCGTGATGCTGATGGTATACAACTTGCCTCCGTGGATATGCATGAAACCCGAATATTGTATGCTTTCTTTGCTTATTCCTGGGCCACAATCACCTGGTAAAGACATTGATGTGTATCTACAACCATTGATAGAAGACTTGAAGTTGTTGTGGGAAAAAGGGGTTGAAACCTGTAATGCGTCAAAGAATGAGACCTTTCACATGCGGGCAGCTCTTTTGTGGATAATCAACGATTTTCCTGCTTATGCTATGTTGTCTGGGTGGAGTACAAAGGAAAAGTTGGCTTGCCCTTGTTGCAACAAAAATAGCAGTAGCTTACAACTAAAACACAGTCGGAAGACAGTTTATATGGACCATCGTGTCTTTTTACCTATGGATCATCCATGGAGAACCAATACAAGGTCTTTTAATGGGAAGCAGGAATTAAGACGCCCTCCACCTGTTATAGAAGGAACCGAAATTTTTGAGATGCTACAAAATGCTGAGAATGCCTTTGGAAAGAAGCAAAGTACATCAAATAGTTTCCCATGGAATTGGAAAAAAAGATCAATTTTCTTTGAATTGCCTTACTGGCACAAGAACCCACTGTGTCACAACTTAGATGTCATGTACATTGAGAAGAATATACTTGACAGTGTAATTGGAACTCTCTTGGATATCCCAGGAAAGATAAAGGACCATTTGAATGCTCGATATGACTTAAAAGAAATGGGTATCTGGAAAAATCTTCAACCAAAGGAGGTGAATAATGGCAAGAGAATAAAGTTGGCAAAGGCATGCTTTTCTATGACTGCTGTAGAGAAGTCAGTTTTTTGTGGTGTTTTGAAGACAACAAAGCTACCTGATGGCAGTGCTTTGAATATATCACGCTGTGTACATCTAAGAGAAAGAAAAGTTTCTGGGCATAAGACCCACGATGCTCACTTTATGCTTCACTATTTACTACCAATACCGATTAAAAGCATCCTTCCTGATCATGTGGCCATTTTGTTGATTCGACTAAGTTCCTTTTTTCGTCGCTTGTGCAAAAAGTTCATCATACTGGAAGAGATAGATTTACTGGAGTTAGATATTATAGAAATATTATGCCATCTTGAGAGGATCTTTCCCCTAGTTTTTTTGACATAATGGTTCATCTTCCCATTCATTTATCAAATGAGGTGAGATTGGAAGGTCCGGTGCAGTTTCGTTGGATGTATCCTCCGGAAAGGTACATGTGTATATTAAAGTCATATGTTCACAATAGAAGTCGGCCCGAAGGTTCTATTGCAGAGGCATGTCTGGCTGAGGAGTGCATAACTTTCTGCTCAAGATACTTGCATGGAGGTGTGCAAACAAGACTTAATAAGCGGCCTCGGAATGATGATGATCCTAACGAAGACGAAGTTGTGCCATCAAAGTTGTTTTCTAACAAAGGTCGTTTGTTAGGCGTGGGAAATGAAGAACCAATTAATCTAGATGACAGATCAATTGCTCAAGCCCATGTGTATGTATTACACAATTGTGAAGAAGTGGCAGATTATGTTAGGTaacttaattaaactttttttattccGATCATGTTCACCCATATTTTTTAGATCAAACCtaactattattaattatagaGAGCATGAGGAAGAGGTTAA
Coding sequences within it:
- the LOC112803577 gene encoding uncharacterized protein, giving the protein MPKDWMDLPRYSEEYINGVISFLDFAYSEGKPDGRQIQCPCKRCCNINWYRRDVVFDHLVADGFVKGYRTWINHGEWAIPMAVDDDTDDEEGQNEEAKKFYNLINGASQELYPGCKKFSTLSFTIHLYLLKCLHGWSNASFTSFLELLKEAMPDINIPLSFHKTKSMIRDLGLDYKKIDACPNDCLLYRKELKDEKHCCVCGTSRYTENSSDNSKNQPDKKGRLIPAKTLRYFPIIPRLQRLFMCSKMAASLRWHDEECVKDGTLKHPADGLAWKNLDEIDEEFAKESRNIRLGLSSDEFNPFRSMNISWSTWPVMLMVYNLPPWICMKPEYCMLSLLIPGPQSPGKDIDVYLQPLIEDLKLLWEKGVETCNASKNETFHMRAALLWIINDFPAYAMLSGWSTKEKLACPCCNKNSSSLQLKHSRKTVYMDHRVFLPMDHPWRTNTRSFNGKQELRRPPPVIEGTEIFEMLQNAENAFGKKQSTSNSFPWNWKKRSIFFELPYWHKNPLCHNLDVMYIEKNILDSVIGTLLDIPGKIKDHLNARYDLKEMGIWKNLQPKEVNNGKRIKLAKACFSMTAVEKSVFCGVLKTTKLPDGSALNISRCVHLRERKVSGHKTHDAHFMLHYLLPIPIKSILPDHVAILLIRLSSFFRRLCKKFIILEEIDLLELDIIEILCHLERIFPLVFLT